From Hyphomicrobiales bacterium 4NK60-0047b, the proteins below share one genomic window:
- a CDS encoding DsbA family protein translates to MRQKTIITNESSNMTKPKLLYVGDPMCSWCWGFANVISELLENYEDKLEFEILLGGLRPTNEVKVDEKMKDFLLHHWTEVNKRTGQKFDHTILDQLGWIYNTEPACRAVATLRELEGSSKALHFFNHLQKAYYAEGNIITTDDVIKTQATNFGIETEAFMKKFSSDTAKQKIFHEFGTVQQIGIQGFPTLLFIKGDSASLVATGYSDYDKVSNRIDTFMNA, encoded by the coding sequence ATGAGACAAAAAACAATTATCACAAATGAAAGTTCAAACATGACAAAACCCAAATTACTCTATGTCGGAGACCCAATGTGCTCATGGTGCTGGGGTTTTGCAAATGTCATATCCGAACTTTTAGAAAATTATGAAGATAAATTAGAGTTTGAAATTCTTCTTGGCGGCTTAAGACCAACAAACGAAGTCAAAGTTGATGAAAAAATGAAAGACTTTCTTCTCCACCATTGGACAGAGGTCAACAAACGAACAGGCCAAAAGTTCGATCATACCATCCTTGATCAACTCGGCTGGATTTACAACACTGAACCAGCCTGCCGCGCTGTTGCCACCTTAAGAGAATTAGAGGGCAGCTCAAAAGCCCTGCATTTTTTCAATCATTTACAAAAAGCCTACTACGCAGAAGGCAACATCATCACCACAGATGATGTCATCAAAACTCAAGCAACAAACTTCGGCATTGAAACCGAGGCCTTCATGAAAAAGTTCTCCTCAGATACTGCTAAGCAAAAAATCTTTCATGAATTCGGAACCGTGCAGCAAATCGGCATTCAAGGCTTCCCAACTCTATTATTTATAAAAGGTGATAGCGCCTCTCTCGTTGCAACCGGCTATTCAGACTATGACAAAGTCTCTAACCGGATCGACACTTTCATGAATGCTTGA
- a CDS encoding glutathione S-transferase family protein codes for MLNLYYAKGTAALAPHILLEEIGKDYEATFVDFTKAEQTSPEFLKLNPKGRVPALITPKGILTETPTILAYLANTNTNLSLAPTDPFEFATAQSFNDYVNSTVHVMHAHGKRGFRWADDIAAQESMKAKLTENMSECARIIETHYLTGPFVLGDNFSICDPYLYLVTRWLIDDGLTLDAYPKIIQHRDLMNQRASVTTVIKLHN; via the coding sequence ATGTTAAACCTCTATTATGCCAAGGGAACAGCAGCCCTAGCGCCGCATATTCTCCTTGAAGAAATTGGCAAAGATTACGAAGCAACATTTGTTGATTTTACAAAAGCAGAACAAACCAGTCCTGAGTTTCTTAAGCTCAACCCAAAGGGACGTGTCCCAGCTCTCATCACACCAAAAGGAATACTCACAGAAACACCAACCATTTTAGCATACCTCGCAAATACAAATACTAATCTATCTTTAGCGCCAACTGATCCGTTTGAGTTCGCCACAGCTCAATCATTCAATGATTATGTAAACTCAACAGTTCATGTCATGCACGCTCATGGTAAACGCGGATTTCGCTGGGCAGATGACATAGCCGCTCAAGAAAGCATGAAAGCCAAGCTCACAGAAAACATGTCAGAATGCGCCAGGATTATAGAAACACATTATCTAACTGGCCCCTTTGTGCTGGGAGACAATTTCTCAATTTGCGATCCATATCTTTACTTGGTCACTAGATGGCTTATTGATGATGGCCTCACTCTTGATGCTTATCCGAAAATCATCCAGCACCGAGACCTAATGAACCAAAGAGCCTCCGTAACAACAGTGATAAAATTGCATAATTGA
- the metC gene encoding cystathionine beta-lyase yields the protein MSTDSNNKNHDAKTKLVHLGRDTESSKGFVNPPLFKGSTVLFPTVKSLKEGGYGYWYGRKGSPTYETLESSLNELEHADDTILTPSGLSAITTALLALLKTGDHLLVTDSVYQPTRNFCNTTLKALGINTTYYDPRIGSEIETLIQDNTKIIFLESPGSQSFEIQDIPAICEKAKKANIKTIIDNTWATPLYLQPLTMDVDVSIHSGTKYFIGHADAMIGTVSSKGEAAEKVRQMAYSLGLCAGPDDVQLALRGLRSLGVRLEHHQKAAIELASWLEAQPEFECVLHPALPSHPDHDLFKRDFKGSTGLFTAILKPADPAKVETMLNELELFAMGWSWGGFESLALPFDPSSYRTATSWNYEGQALRFHVGNESMDDLKADLTAGLKRLK from the coding sequence ATGAGCACAGATTCAAATAATAAAAACCATGACGCAAAAACCAAATTAGTTCATTTAGGCAGAGACACCGAGAGCTCAAAGGGCTTTGTAAACCCACCGCTGTTTAAAGGTTCAACCGTTCTCTTCCCAACTGTTAAATCGCTTAAAGAAGGAGGCTATGGCTATTGGTATGGCCGAAAGGGAAGCCCAACTTACGAAACCCTGGAAAGCTCCTTAAACGAGCTAGAACATGCCGATGATACAATCCTAACGCCCTCAGGCCTGTCAGCCATAACAACCGCACTTTTGGCTCTTTTAAAAACAGGCGATCATCTTCTGGTAACAGATAGTGTTTATCAACCCACCCGAAATTTTTGCAACACCACGCTAAAAGCTTTGGGCATCAACACAACCTACTATGACCCACGCATCGGTTCAGAGATAGAAACACTCATTCAGGACAATACCAAAATCATTTTCCTTGAAAGTCCAGGGTCCCAATCATTCGAAATCCAAGACATCCCTGCTATCTGTGAGAAAGCCAAAAAAGCCAATATCAAAACAATAATAGACAACACCTGGGCAACACCGCTTTATCTCCAGCCACTAACAATGGACGTAGATGTTTCAATTCATTCCGGCACGAAATATTTCATCGGTCACGCCGATGCCATGATCGGCACTGTCAGCTCAAAAGGGGAGGCGGCAGAAAAAGTTCGTCAAATGGCTTACTCACTTGGCCTCTGCGCCGGGCCAGATGATGTGCAACTTGCCCTACGAGGGTTGCGCTCACTTGGAGTTAGGTTAGAACATCACCAAAAGGCCGCCATTGAGCTCGCCAGTTGGTTAGAAGCACAACCTGAATTTGAATGTGTCTTACACCCTGCCCTTCCCTCTCACCCAGATCATGATCTTTTCAAAAGAGATTTTAAAGGCAGCACAGGGCTTTTCACTGCCATCCTAAAACCAGCTGATCCCGCAAAAGTTGAAACCATGCTCAATGAACTAGAACTCTTTGCCATGGGATGGTCATGGGGTGGGTTCGAAAGCCTCGCGCTTCCATTCGATCCAAGCTCATACAGGACAGCCACGTCTTGGAATTATGAAGGCCAAGCCCTGCGCTTCCATGTCGGCAATGAAAGCATGGACGACCTAAAAGCAGATTTAACAGCCGGCCTTAAACGGCTGAAATAA
- a CDS encoding polyamine aminopropyltransferase, which yields MEINEVENDDEGLYRDLPPAKAFILLLSISIVALCGIVYELIIGTVSSYLLGNSVYQFSLTIGFFMFAMGVGSYLSKFIRSNLIENFIYVEIVLALIGGVCSLSLFMTFPFAPFLYKFVMFFFIFTIGILVGLEIPLLTRVLSQVSGTRRSIANVMSLDYIGALIGSVAFPLMLLPSLGLIRASFAIGLINVLVALLNIIYLKAYLRNFKRFLLLAGSIFLLLLIFVLLASRLTSFAQHHLYFDEVIWREQTPYQNLVVTRDWQKKDLRLFIDGHIQFSGTDEHRYHEALIHPVMSYKGPAKSVLVMGGGDGLAVRELLKHPSIEHIDLVDIDPAMTKLGQSFAPLKRLNQDSLADKRVSIHNVDGFVFIKKAGRLYDRVILDFPDPHNEAISKLYSVEFYTMVKRRMAEGGVLVSQSSSPFFARKTYWSVGDTLDAVFEERVSYNIAIPAFGIWGFHMAEKDASSQPGSIVSDTRYLTDDVFRAAQVFGKDISSPRLNKVNSIFEPVLYQLYLEDLNGKLAVDPPKL from the coding sequence ATGGAAATCAATGAAGTCGAGAATGATGATGAGGGTTTGTACCGGGATCTGCCGCCGGCAAAAGCTTTTATTCTCTTGCTGTCCATATCGATTGTGGCTTTGTGCGGCATTGTTTATGAGCTGATTATTGGCACTGTTTCGAGCTATCTTTTGGGCAATAGTGTTTATCAATTTTCGCTTACTATTGGCTTTTTTATGTTTGCCATGGGGGTGGGGTCTTATTTAAGCAAATTTATTCGCTCCAATTTAATTGAGAATTTTATTTATGTTGAAATTGTTTTGGCATTAATCGGCGGGGTTTGTTCGCTTTCTCTTTTTATGACATTTCCGTTTGCTCCTTTTCTTTATAAATTTGTAATGTTCTTTTTCATCTTTACGATTGGGATTTTGGTTGGTTTGGAAATTCCGCTCTTAACAAGGGTACTTTCGCAGGTTAGCGGGACCCGGCGCTCAATCGCGAATGTTATGTCACTCGATTATATTGGTGCGCTTATTGGCTCTGTTGCGTTTCCTTTAATGTTATTGCCAAGCTTGGGGCTTATTCGTGCGTCTTTTGCAATCGGGCTTATCAATGTTTTGGTTGCGCTTTTGAATATTATTTATCTGAAAGCTTATTTGAGGAATTTTAAGCGGTTTTTGTTGCTTGCTGGTTCTATTTTTCTGTTGCTGCTTATTTTTGTTTTGCTTGCATCACGCTTGACCAGCTTTGCGCAGCACCATCTTTATTTTGATGAAGTGATTTGGCGTGAGCAAACACCCTATCAAAATTTGGTTGTGACAAGGGATTGGCAAAAAAAGGATCTGCGTCTTTTTATTGATGGGCACATTCAATTTTCAGGCACAGACGAGCACCGTTATCATGAGGCCCTTATTCATCCTGTTATGAGCTATAAGGGGCCTGCTAAATCAGTTCTTGTTATGGGTGGTGGTGACGGGTTGGCAGTTCGTGAGCTTTTAAAGCATCCTTCTATTGAGCATATTGACCTAGTTGATATTGATCCGGCGATGACGAAGCTTGGGCAATCCTTTGCTCCCTTAAAACGATTAAATCAAGATAGCCTGGCTGATAAGCGTGTTTCTATTCATAATGTTGATGGCTTTGTTTTTATTAAGAAGGCGGGCCGTCTTTATGATCGGGTTATTCTTGATTTTCCTGACCCGCATAATGAGGCCATTTCGAAGCTTTATTCGGTTGAGTTTTATACGATGGTGAAACGGCGCATGGCTGAGGGCGGGGTGCTTGTGTCTCAATCTTCGTCTCCGTTTTTTGCGCGTAAAACCTATTGGTCTGTTGGGGACACATTAGACGCGGTTTTTGAAGAACGGGTGAGTTACAACATTGCTATTCCTGCTTTTGGCATTTGGGGCTTTCACATGGCGGAAAAGGATGCCTCTTCTCAGCCAGGATCAATTGTATCGGATACGAGATATTTAACGGATGATGTTTTTCGTGCTGCTCAGGTTTTTGGTAAAGATATTTCTTCGCCTCGTCTGAACAAGGTGAATTCGATTTTTGAACCGGTCCTTTATCAGCTCTATCTTGAAGATTTAAATGGTAAGCTGGCCGTAGACCCTCCAAAATTATAA
- a CDS encoding PhoX family phosphatase gives MENTPVENLEELSFDDFDETISPPPAETEFENIIEKALTRRDLMGGVISFGLGNFLLGSTALSAKTPDAMKENDLFGFTQIPTNTKDTITVPEGFEWKTIIKWGDPLWSDTPEFDHKTLGNSKTQSRSFGDNNDGMSFFAHENHMLLAANNEYTNKKWFYRNRESGKPETDDDIARNMAAHGISIFEIKQVDDQWQIIKDSPFNRRITATTEIEITGPAAGHDLLKTSTDQAGLTALGTWNNCGNGKTPWGTYLSCEENFNGYFTSSDKEFELSPPLKRYGISKKGRGYNWERIDQRFDISKEPNEPNRHGYIVEVDPKDPSKPIKKRTALGRFKHENAEVVIAKNGKVVVYMGDDERGEFLYKFVSDGTYEEGKSTSQLLSKGTLYVAKFYDDLKGSWLPLNPETTGMALAEICIHTRLAASKVGATTMDRPEWVAASPTKVECFCALTNNKNRGMKPNKGGDETPVEGPNPREKNVYGQILKWIPEKEDHTSTNFTWSLFALAGNPTVHDRNAEDKQEKLKAGSPNINAGNMFNSPDGLAFDSKGMLWIQTDGKYSNKGEFEGMGNNQMLVGNTQTGEIRRFLVGPKECEVTGICWSEDKATLFVGIQHPGEKGGSHFPDGENLVPRSAIISVRKKNGKAFG, from the coding sequence ATGGAAAATACACCCGTGGAAAATTTAGAAGAACTTTCATTTGATGACTTTGACGAAACCATCTCTCCCCCACCAGCTGAGACAGAGTTTGAAAATATTATCGAAAAAGCCCTCACAAGAAGAGACCTCATGGGAGGCGTTATCTCCTTCGGTTTAGGTAATTTCCTTCTTGGCTCAACAGCCCTTTCAGCCAAAACACCTGACGCAATGAAGGAAAACGATCTCTTTGGGTTTACTCAAATTCCAACCAACACAAAAGATACGATCACAGTTCCAGAAGGGTTTGAATGGAAAACCATTATTAAATGGGGCGACCCTCTCTGGTCAGACACGCCTGAGTTCGATCATAAGACACTCGGAAATTCAAAAACCCAATCCCGCTCATTTGGAGACAATAATGACGGCATGTCTTTCTTCGCTCATGAAAACCACATGCTCCTTGCTGCAAACAATGAATACACAAACAAAAAATGGTTCTACCGCAACAGAGAAAGCGGCAAACCAGAAACTGACGATGACATCGCAAGAAACATGGCCGCCCATGGCATCTCTATTTTCGAAATCAAACAAGTTGATGATCAGTGGCAAATTATAAAAGACAGTCCCTTTAATCGCCGTATCACAGCAACAACAGAAATCGAAATCACAGGCCCAGCTGCCGGGCACGATCTCTTAAAAACATCTACTGACCAAGCTGGTCTCACTGCACTTGGCACCTGGAACAATTGCGGTAACGGTAAAACCCCTTGGGGCACATATCTAAGCTGCGAAGAAAATTTCAATGGCTATTTCACATCATCTGATAAAGAGTTTGAACTAAGCCCTCCATTAAAGAGATACGGCATTTCTAAAAAGGGCCGTGGTTATAATTGGGAACGTATCGATCAACGTTTCGACATATCAAAAGAACCAAACGAGCCAAACCGCCATGGCTACATTGTTGAAGTTGATCCGAAAGATCCTTCAAAGCCTATCAAAAAAAGAACAGCTCTTGGTCGTTTCAAACATGAAAACGCTGAAGTTGTCATCGCAAAAAATGGCAAGGTCGTTGTCTATATGGGCGATGATGAGCGCGGCGAATTCCTTTATAAGTTCGTCTCTGATGGTACTTATGAAGAAGGCAAATCAACATCTCAGCTCTTAAGCAAAGGCACACTATATGTTGCCAAATTCTATGATGACTTAAAAGGCTCTTGGTTACCACTCAACCCGGAAACAACAGGCATGGCATTAGCTGAAATTTGCATTCATACTCGCTTGGCAGCCTCAAAAGTGGGGGCAACAACCATGGACCGCCCTGAATGGGTTGCGGCAAGCCCAACAAAGGTTGAATGCTTCTGCGCTCTTACAAATAATAAAAACAGAGGGATGAAGCCAAACAAAGGCGGGGATGAAACTCCAGTTGAGGGACCAAACCCACGTGAAAAAAATGTTTACGGTCAAATTCTAAAATGGATCCCTGAAAAAGAAGACCATACATCAACCAACTTCACATGGTCTCTCTTTGCACTAGCCGGTAACCCAACTGTTCATGACAGAAATGCAGAAGACAAACAGGAAAAGCTAAAAGCTGGCTCTCCAAATATCAATGCAGGGAATATGTTCAACTCACCTGATGGCCTCGCCTTTGATAGCAAAGGCATGCTTTGGATCCAAACGGATGGAAAATATTCCAACAAAGGTGAGTTCGAGGGTATGGGTAATAATCAAATGCTCGTCGGCAATACCCAAACCGGAGAAATTCGCAGGTTTTTAGTCGGGCCTAAAGAATGTGAAGTCACAGGCATTTGTTGGTCAGAGGATAAAGCCACTCTATTTGTTGGAATCCAGCACCCAGGTGAAAAAGGGGGAAGTCACTTCCCTGATGGAGAAAATTTAGTCCCACGCTCTGCGATCATCTCAGTCCGCAAAAAGAATGGGAAAGCATTTGGTTAA
- a CDS encoding N-acetyltransferase, producing the protein MELRQSHGHEIKDITKIHLEAFNETEGPIVSELAKNILNDKTAEPRLSLVAEKQNELLGHVLFTKLEIETDKYNLNARILAPLAVRPKVMKTGIGSKLVTKGCEQLKNDGVELIFVYGDPKYYSRFGFKPAKPLGLLPSHPIPKEYEEAWMVMNLANKTFQKMNCKVKCCQALDDPKFW; encoded by the coding sequence GTGGAATTAAGACAATCTCACGGTCACGAAATCAAAGATATAACAAAAATTCATCTAGAGGCTTTTAACGAGACAGAAGGTCCTATTGTCTCAGAATTAGCTAAAAACATACTCAATGATAAAACCGCCGAACCAAGACTATCCCTTGTCGCAGAAAAACAAAATGAGCTGCTCGGCCATGTCTTATTTACAAAGTTAGAGATTGAGACAGACAAATATAACTTAAATGCCAGAATTCTAGCCCCCTTAGCCGTGCGTCCCAAAGTGATGAAAACGGGCATTGGCAGCAAACTAGTTACAAAAGGCTGTGAGCAATTAAAAAATGACGGTGTAGAACTAATTTTCGTTTACGGTGACCCCAAATATTATTCACGCTTTGGTTTCAAACCAGCCAAACCACTAGGGCTCTTGCCCAGTCACCCTATTCCAAAAGAATATGAAGAAGCCTGGATGGTGATGAATCTGGCAAACAAGACGTTTCAAAAAATGAATTGCAAAGTCAAATGCTGCCAAGCACTTGATGATCCTAAATTTTGGTAG